The following nucleotide sequence is from Candidatus Bipolaricaulis sibiricus.
CGTCGCAGCGCCTCCGCGAGCAGCTGGAGCTGCGTGGACTTCCCTGACGCGTCAGGCCCTTCCAGGACGACAAACCGAGGCTTCACTTCGTTCTCCCTCCCCAGAGCAGCGCCAAGGCGAGAAGCCCTGCCCCGACCACGATTCCCGCGTCCGCAACGTTGAACACGGAGAAGCCCGGTACCTCCAGAAAATCGAGCACGTACCCCCACCGGATGCGATCGACGAGGTTCCCGGCCGCTCCCCCGAGGAGGAGCGCACCTCCCACCCCTGCGAGCCCCCGCCACCGGCCCCTCACCAGGATCGCGCCGAGGACGATCACCACGAGTGACGAGACGAGGACGAACGCCCACGTGTGCTGAGGGAGTAGGCCGAATGCCCCGCCGGGATTGTGCACGCGCGTGAGGCGAACGATATCCC
It contains:
- a CDS encoding Lipoprotein signal peptidase, with amino-acid sequence MRSMRPILLAVLVLALDLGTKAWVARALERGASRALLGDIVRLTRVHNPGGAFGLLPQHTWAFVLVSSLVVIVLGAILVRGRWRGLAGVGGALLLGGAAGNLVDRIRWGYVLDFLEVPGFSVFNVADAGIVVGAGLLALALLWGGRTK